Part of the Mytilus trossulus isolate FHL-02 chromosome 2, PNRI_Mtr1.1.1.hap1, whole genome shotgun sequence genome is shown below.
acggacgaacagacgggcggacagacggacggacggacaacggtataccataatacgtcccgtctaaaagacgacaggcgtataaaaaactaaaagcccaataacagctaacaaagaataagacaataacagctTACAgcaaatgtattttcaaaaaaacagataacaaagaattaaattgccccataacagcataacagttaAACCCCTACCCCAAACCCCACCCCGATTTTGGTGCTATCTAACTAATTGACGTCTTGTTATAAATCGGTAAAAAGCTCaatgagttttaaaaaaaacatttatttcaaggACTTGTATAGTATTGAAATACTCCTTGCTTATTGATTTTTATCTAGCATAATCTTAAAGTTAGTcattatataagtaattttatATGCAAAGATAAAAACACGTTATATATAGCAATCtttaatagttaaaaaaaaaatcccatttaCACCCTCAGTATTACAGATACTTGTCTCCCTTTTATCCGGGACATTGTAATGGATGCGCCCATTGAAACAAACTATCTTGTTAGACATTATaacataaatattgtttttctttgttgctGATCTGTGACAGTCTATTTTTGATAGTTAATTAACCAGATGTAATGGCACAGACGTTTAGGAAAGCATTTTCTCTTCCGAATTATGATGTAATAAGATGGTTTCCTGGTCATATGGCCAAGTCAATGGGACAAATGCAATCACAATTGAAGAATACAGATTGTGTGATTGAAATACACGATGCAAGAATTCCATTCTCAGGAAGAAATCCTAGATTTAGTGACATGATTGCACTTAGACCTCATATACTTCTGTTGAACAAATTTGATCTATGTAACAAGGGACTGAAGGGAAAAGTTACAGATAAGCTTCACAGCATGGGTGTTGAAAAtgttctttttacaaattgtttagaATTCAGGACAAAGGAAATACAAAAAGAGTTAATGCCTATGATATTTAATGCAATTAATTCAAGACCTAGATACAGTAAAAGTGTTGACTATAATGTCATGGTTATTGGTGTCCCAAACACTGGCAAATCAACCTTTATAAATGCCTTCAGAAGAATGCATACTACTAGAAAGAGAAATGTGGCTCAAACTGGAGCAATAGCAGGAATAACCAGAAGTGTTAATAATAGAATTAAGGTACATTTTGATCCAGACATGTTCCTAGTAGACACTCCTGgaatattgacaccttatatTCCTAACATTGATTCTGGAATGAGACTGAGTTTATGTGGTTGTTTACCTGACCATCTTGTAGGGGAACATTATATAGCAGATTATATGTTATATTGGttgaataaacaaaagaaatttagttatgttgaGAAGTTTGAATTGGAAGGACCTACAGATAATGTCATGTCATTTTTGTCACACATTGCCAAACAGCAAAACATGGTAAAGAGGATTAAAGATATTAATAATCctcaatttcaaaatgctttaaaaCCTAATTTTGAGCAAGCTGCTCAGtatgcattaaaaatatttagaaaaggTCAGCTTGGAAACTTTACAATTGATTCTGATTTGTTATGATAAATTGCtcaatattacatgtatgttcaacTGTACGAGTAATATTAAatcatttaccatgtttacaagcatgttattaaatttttacaaacatttgactgtgcagattatttatttttttgaattaaaatacaaacaagtacaatgtatatggGCCTagaaacatagaaaaaaataatgcatatacaGGAAGTAGCTTCCACTTCCCTTAACCCACTGCAGGTTCATTTATAAAATCGAAATTTggtttgtaaatacatgtagtaaaatgATTAGTTACAAATGAAATCTcgtttttttctcaagtacAAATGTCATGGAGATGTCATGATTATACCACAGCAACATCAAATACCTAATTAGTCTCACCTCTTTAAACAgttgatataaaatatgtatattgatataatatACATGAAATTACAACCATTATACTTGGAAAATAATTGGTAAAAAGTTCTCATCCATGCAGATAATAAGCTCATACTATGTATGTACTGGTGTCATGATGTATATctatgtacaaatgtagtatAAACATTGATTCCATACATGCATTTTGCCTGATAtgtaactacatgtacatacatgtagacTAGTATTTCCATACATTGTCTTGTATGTGACAAATGTAACTAAGGCATGTACAAATGCTTACAGGTACAAGGTggaattgatttatatttttcttgctCTAAGTCCattagcaaatatttcatgcaaatccAGCAAGAGAATAACGTTACAAGGCACCTACCATGCCTATGGATCACTCAGTCTTATTGCAAGGGGTTTCTAACCATGTAAACATGTTGAAATCTTGTTCTTTGCCCTGTAAAATCCTAAATTTTGGCCAGGTGTGgctatttatttatacaattagCACAGCTAAACCAACCCTTCTTTAGCAAAGTTTTACTGGCAGATGGGTTTCTTTTTACATTAGCTGGAAGCCAGTCTTATTCTCTCAAATGGGACAAGTTCTTTACCATTAATGAGATGTTGTGTGAGACTGCATTTCAGAGGTATCAATAATTTTTGGATATTTGCAGGTCAGATAAATGCATCATGTgtatattactttaatttaatgtGACTGCTTCAATTAATTTGTACTAATGAAATTTACAAGTGTGCAGATATTTCAcagctaatataaaaaaaaaaagatctggTAAGATTGCCATTGAGATAACTATATGAAAGTCAAACAAAGACATGCATGCATATGAACAATAATGTACAGGTCTCATGttgacaaaatgaaaacaattgaaaaaagaacCCATGGCCTGATTTATATTATAAGAATAAGcaataatggtaaaaaaaacaacaatcactGGATTACAGGCTTCTTGTTCTTTAGCATGGGGTAAGAGGATGTGAGATGAGTTCCAAATGTGactaactctccatccaagtcacaatttataaaacgttaacaattataggtcaaagaacaACCTCCACTGTAACACAGAGcctggctcacaccgaacagcaagatatagagggccccaaaatgactagtggactagtgtaaaacaattcaaacaggaaaacaacagtctaatatatattcaaacgagaaacactaatgaaccacaccaacaaacgtCAACCACTAAACATAAGGCTCTTGactgttaaacatgtttgtactCATTCATTCTATGTGTCAGTTTACTTTATTTGCACAACTATTAAAATTGATTGGCATTAAAATCTCCTTATATTACTTGTAAATGTGctgattgaatatatatatagattgcaATTTTGTACAACTTAGTGTGTTTGAACAGACTTTGTGTACAGTTAATCAGTATTTTGCCACAGTATACCTTCtttcaaaacatatacaattaaTATAAGGAGAGTGTCACTGTGTGAGAATCACGTTTAAAACGGAACAAGTTTCTAATCTGAActatctaaaatatatatcttattcAAAAACtataggattgtcagttttattgCCGACACTTGGTTATTCTTTCCGGAATCTCAAGAATTCGCCTGGCACAATGAAAAAAGTGAATGTCGGCCAACGAAAAATACAAAAGTGCTAAACATGGTGCTTATCACCAATGAATCATTCGAATATGGGtgctattttcaatgtttacgCCATTCTCTAGATGGTTATAAGATTTTGTGTTGAAAACTGGGATGGGGCTGATCGATCATACCATACAATAATCCAACTTTGAGAATGCTgctgaaaaaagacaaacttaccaattttgaaaaatatgcaCAAATCACCAAAGAGTATACAATGCTAGATTGCActtatattatacattgtatatctaCACATTCTTCATTGTTTGGTCCTTCGACATTCATACCTATTAAAGATGTAGCAAACAGGtatcctttttagctcacctggcccgaagggccaagtgtgcctttcccatcactttgcgtccgtcgtcgtctgtcgtccgtcgtcgttaacttttacaaaaatcttgtcctctgaaactaatgggccaaattaaaccaaactttgccATAATCATCAtcggggtatctagtttaaaaaatgtgtccgatgacccggccaaccaaccaagatggccgccatggctaaatatagaacataggggtaaaatgcagttttggcttataacccaaaaaccaaagcatttagagcaaatctaacaagGGAAAAGTGTTTATCAGGTAAAGATCTgtctgctctaaaattttcagacgaatctgacattccgttgttgggttgctgcccctatattggtattttttatggaaattttactgttttgccggttattatcttgaatattattatagatagagataaactataaacagcaataatgttcagtaaagtaagatttacaaataagtcaacatgaccgaaatggtcaattgacccccataaagagttattgtcctttat
Proteins encoded:
- the LOC134706863 gene encoding mitochondrial ribosome-associated GTPase 1-like → MAQTFRKAFSLPNYDVIRWFPGHMAKSMGQMQSQLKNTDCVIEIHDARIPFSGRNPRFSDMIALRPHILLLNKFDLCNKGLKGKVTDKLHSMGVENVLFTNCLEFRTKEIQKELMPMIFNAINSRPRYSKSVDYNVMVIGVPNTGKSTFINAFRRMHTTRKRNVAQTGAIAGITRSVNNRIKVHFDPDMFLVDTPGILTPYIPNIDSGMRLSLCGCLPDHLVGEHYIADYMLYWLNKQKKFSYVEKFELEGPTDNVMSFLSHIAKQQNMVKRIKDINNPQFQNALKPNFEQAAQYALKIFRKGQLGNFTIDSDLL